From one Catenuloplanes nepalensis genomic stretch:
- a CDS encoding urease subunit beta yields MIPGEILPGNGEIEINAGKPVLTLPVANTGDRPIQVGSHYHFAEANPALEFDRRAAWGHRLAVPAGTSVRFEPGVPREVDLVPLGGRRIVPGLRGEAGGPLDRPTGTLGESGGPLDRAPAPLGEEADG; encoded by the coding sequence ATGATTCCCGGGGAGATCCTGCCCGGCAACGGGGAGATCGAGATCAACGCCGGTAAGCCGGTGCTGACGCTGCCGGTGGCGAACACCGGTGACCGGCCGATCCAGGTGGGCTCGCACTACCACTTCGCGGAGGCGAACCCGGCGCTGGAGTTCGACCGGCGGGCCGCGTGGGGACACCGGCTGGCGGTCCCGGCGGGCACCTCCGTGCGCTTCGAGCCGGGCGTGCCGCGCGAGGTCGACCTGGTGCCGCTCGGCGGCCGCCGCATCGTCCCCGGCCTCCGCGGCGAGGCCGGCGGCCCGCTCGACAGGCCAACCGGCACGCTCGGCGAGTCCGGCGGCCCGCTCGACAGGGCCCCCGCCCCGCTCGGCGAGGAGGCGGACGGATGA
- a CDS encoding urease accessory protein UreF, whose product MVRSSPATLLVLADGRLPAGGHAHSSGLEAQVSAGRVRTIADLDGFLTGRLATGGLVAATFAAAACARTAALEDLDFGLEVRTPSPALRTASRAQGRALLRAGRAMWTVPPPHRADVHQPVAFGLVASAAGLEPEHAAVAAAYGTISGPASAAVRLLGLDPYAVHALLARLAAECDAVAATALTHLGRSVDDLPADGAPLLDIGAEHHATWEVRLFAS is encoded by the coding sequence ATGGTGAGGTCTTCGCCGGCCACGCTGCTCGTCCTCGCGGACGGGCGGCTCCCGGCCGGCGGGCACGCACACTCGTCCGGCCTGGAGGCACAGGTCAGCGCCGGACGGGTGCGCACGATCGCCGACCTGGACGGCTTCCTGACCGGCCGGCTGGCCACGGGCGGGCTGGTGGCCGCGACGTTCGCGGCCGCGGCCTGTGCCCGTACCGCCGCGTTGGAAGATCTTGATTTCGGTCTTGAGGTCCGGACGCCGTCACCGGCGCTGCGCACGGCCTCGCGCGCACAGGGCCGGGCGCTGCTGCGGGCCGGCCGTGCGATGTGGACGGTGCCGCCCCCGCACCGCGCGGACGTGCACCAGCCGGTCGCGTTCGGCCTGGTCGCGTCCGCCGCCGGCCTGGAGCCGGAACACGCCGCCGTGGCCGCCGCCTACGGCACGATCAGCGGCCCGGCGAGCGCGGCCGTCCGGCTGCTGGGCCTCGACCCCTACGCCGTGCACGCGCTGCTGGCCCGGCTGGCCGCCGAGTGCGACGCGGTCGCGGCCACCGCACTGACACATCTCGGCAGGTCCGTCGACGACCTGCCGGCCGACGGCGCGCCGCTGCTGGACATCGGCGCCGAACACCACGCCACCTGGGAGGTGCGTCTCTTTGCCTCATAA
- a CDS encoding urease subunit alpha gives MSFLDRRRYAALYGPTTGDRIRLADTNLLIEVEEDRSGGGDEAVFGGGKVIRESMGQSLATRAEQALDTVITGAVILDHWGVIKADVGILDGRIVALGKAGNPDTMDGVHPGLVIGPGTEVIAGNGKILTAGAIDSHVHLIAPGILEEAIASGITTIMGGGTGPAEGTKATTVTPNAWYLSRMFEALDVWPVNVLLLGKGNTVSEESMWEQLRGGAGGFKLHEDWGTTPAAIDACLRVCDASGVQAAIHTDTLNEAGYVQSTLAAIGGRSIHAYHTEGAGGGHAPDIITVASEPNVLPSSTNPTRPYTRNTLSEHIDMLMVCHHLKPSIPEDLAFAESRIRPTTMAAEDVLHDLGAISMIGSDSQAMGRVGEVIMRTWQTAHVMKARRGSLPGDGGKDNLRARRYVAKYTIAPAVAHGIDAEVGSVEPGKLADLVLWDPAFFGVRPALVIKGGMIAWAQMGDANASIPTPQPMLPRPMFGAYGNAPAALSLAFVAEAAIEDGLANRLDVRRRLAPVASTRNVGKADLPLNDATPRIEVEPDTFTVRIDGDLVEPEPVDSLPMAQRYFLF, from the coding sequence ATGAGCTTCCTGGACCGCCGCCGGTACGCGGCGCTCTACGGCCCCACCACCGGCGACCGGATCCGGCTGGCCGACACGAACCTCCTGATCGAGGTCGAGGAGGACCGCAGCGGCGGTGGCGACGAGGCGGTCTTCGGCGGCGGCAAGGTCATCCGCGAGTCGATGGGCCAGTCCCTCGCCACCCGCGCGGAGCAGGCGCTGGACACCGTCATCACCGGCGCGGTGATCCTCGACCACTGGGGCGTCATCAAGGCCGACGTCGGCATCCTGGACGGCCGGATCGTCGCGCTCGGCAAGGCCGGCAACCCGGACACCATGGACGGCGTCCACCCCGGCCTGGTCATCGGCCCGGGCACCGAGGTCATCGCGGGCAACGGAAAGATCCTCACCGCGGGCGCGATCGACTCCCACGTGCACCTGATCGCGCCGGGCATCCTGGAGGAGGCGATCGCCTCCGGCATCACCACGATCATGGGTGGCGGCACCGGCCCGGCCGAGGGCACCAAGGCCACCACGGTCACGCCGAACGCGTGGTACCTGTCCCGGATGTTCGAGGCGCTGGACGTCTGGCCGGTGAACGTGCTGCTGCTCGGCAAGGGCAACACGGTCTCCGAGGAGTCCATGTGGGAGCAGCTGCGCGGCGGCGCCGGCGGTTTCAAGCTGCACGAGGACTGGGGCACCACGCCCGCCGCGATCGACGCCTGCCTGCGGGTGTGCGACGCCTCCGGCGTCCAGGCCGCGATCCACACCGACACCCTCAACGAGGCGGGGTACGTGCAGAGCACGCTCGCCGCGATCGGTGGCCGGTCGATCCACGCCTACCACACGGAGGGCGCGGGGGGCGGGCACGCACCGGACATCATCACGGTCGCGTCCGAGCCGAACGTGCTGCCCTCCTCGACGAACCCGACCCGGCCGTACACGCGCAACACGCTCTCCGAGCACATCGACATGCTGATGGTCTGCCACCACCTCAAGCCGTCCATCCCGGAGGATCTGGCGTTCGCGGAGAGCCGGATCCGCCCGACCACGATGGCCGCGGAGGACGTGCTGCACGACCTCGGCGCGATCTCGATGATCGGCTCGGACTCGCAGGCGATGGGCCGCGTCGGCGAAGTGATCATGCGAACGTGGCAGACCGCGCACGTGATGAAGGCCCGGCGCGGCAGCCTCCCCGGCGACGGCGGCAAGGACAACCTCCGGGCTCGGCGGTACGTCGCCAAGTACACGATCGCCCCGGCCGTCGCGCACGGGATCGACGCCGAGGTGGGCTCGGTCGAGCCCGGCAAACTCGCCGACCTGGTGCTCTGGGACCCCGCGTTCTTCGGCGTCCGCCCCGCGCTGGTGATCAAGGGCGGCATGATCGCGTGGGCGCAGATGGGCGACGCGAACGCCTCGATCCCGACGCCGCAGCCGATGCTGCCCCGGCCGATGTTCGGCGCGTACGGCAACGCGCCGGCCGCGCTCAGCCTCGCGTTCGTGGCCGAGGCCGCGATCGAGGACGGCCTGGCGAACCGCCTCGACGTGCGACGCCGCCTGGCGCCGGTGGCGAGCACCCGGAACGTGGGCAAGGCCGACCTGCCGCTGAACGACGCCACACCCCGGATCGAGGTGGAACCGGACACGTTCACGGTCCGGATCGACGGTGACCTGGTCGAGCCGGAGCCGGTCGACTCACTGCCGATGGCCCAGCGCTACTTCCTGTTCTGA
- the ureG gene encoding urease accessory protein UreG, with the protein MDPGPDPHKPLHPHTPLHPHTPLLTNTRALRIGIGGPVGSGKTALVAALCRSLGGQLRLAVVTNDIYTTEDADFLLRNGVLPASHVRAVETGCCPHTAIRDDISANLDAVEDLEATLGPLDLILVESGGDNLTATFSKGLIDVQIFVVDVAGGDKVPRKGGPGVTTADLLVINKTDLAPLVGADLSVMDRDARARRGDLPTIFQSIAEDSGASQVATWVRTQITTRVAIAP; encoded by the coding sequence ATGGACCCCGGCCCCGACCCGCACAAGCCGCTGCACCCGCACACGCCACTGCACCCGCACACGCCGCTGCTCACGAACACCCGCGCGCTCCGGATCGGCATCGGCGGCCCGGTCGGCTCCGGCAAGACCGCGCTGGTCGCCGCGCTGTGCCGCTCGCTCGGCGGCCAGTTGCGGCTGGCCGTCGTCACGAACGACATCTACACCACCGAGGACGCCGACTTCCTGCTGCGCAACGGCGTGCTCCCGGCCTCGCACGTGCGCGCCGTGGAGACCGGCTGCTGCCCGCACACCGCGATCCGCGACGACATCTCCGCCAACCTGGACGCGGTCGAGGACCTCGAGGCCACGCTCGGCCCGCTCGACCTGATCCTGGTGGAGAGCGGCGGCGACAACCTGACCGCCACGTTCAGCAAGGGCCTGATCGACGTCCAGATCTTCGTGGTCGACGTGGCCGGCGGCGACAAGGTCCCGCGCAAGGGCGGCCCCGGCGTCACCACCGCCGACCTGCTCGTCATCAACAAGACCGACCTGGCCCCGCTGGTCGGCGCGGACCTCTCCGTGATGGACCGCGACGCCCGCGCCCGCCGCGGCGACCTGCCGACCATCTTCCAGTCGATCGCCGAGGACAGCGGCGCCTCCCAGGTTGCCACTTGGGTCCGCACCCAGATCACCACCCGCGTCGCGATCGCACCATGA